The DNA region GTTTGTGGAGGATATGGCTGAGTTGAAGAAGAACCGAGAGCTTTTGAACAATTTAATCAACGGGTTTGTGCTCAAGGGATATCTGGAGGTTTTTTGATTGAGATGGAGCGAATGTATAAGCTCTGGTTTAGTTGAAAAACGAACTAAGGACAAGGAGCTGGCGAAATCTCTATTCAAAATGGCTATCGATAGATTTGAGTTCTTCTCTTCGAAGGAGGCAGGTATATTCGTGCTTGAGGGCATCTACGAGTCTATACTTGAGCTATGCCATTCTTTGCTTTCGCTTGAGGGATATAAAACAGTTTCGCATGAATGTGCAATTGAATTTCTTAGAGGTAGATGTCTGAATGATTATGAAATAGAATTGCTGGATAAGCTCAGGAAAAGAAGACACGGCGCGAAATACTACGGCGAATCGTTGAGTAGCGCAGTCATAAAAAGGAACATAGAAAACGGTACGGTAATCTTTCAGAAATTAAAGACTTTTGTTGAGAAAAAACTCGTGTGAAAACCAGCTTTGAGCCCATTTCTCACTAGGGCGGTAGGTAGCTTTTCGAATTCGTCATCGTAATGGTTGTAGCCCATTGAACCGGTAGGAGGACGACGCGGAAAATCTAAAAAGCGGCCTTTCCAGCTTGAAAGTGGAAATTTAAATAAAAACGGGAGAAGGTAAGGTTGGGAAGAAGGAGAAGCATGGTTGTTTAACTCCATCGGCGGGAAGTCTCTTTGTGGAAGCTGAAGGATAAAAGCTGAAATATTTATCCTTCGTTTCTTCCATGCTTATCCTTCGCTGGGCGAGAGAGGCCGAAGTTACGCCTGTGGAGGCCGAGCCGTCCATAACCCACCTTCCACGCATGCTCTGCTGAAACGACTTCGTGGATGGAGGCCCGCGCCTGTGGGTGAATAGGGATCGACCTTGGTCGTCGAAGCGGGAGGTCCTTCCCGAGAGGGAGGAGCAGTTCAGGGCTTCCATCTCCAAAGACGTGTGTGGATGGGCAAGTGAATGGTTAGGGATGGCGCGGAAACCATGCCCTCCCCCTCCTGAAATATGTTTTCCTCGCCTCCTCCCTAAGCTCCTTCACCCTCTTGGACTCCGCTACGGCTACCCCCTCTATGAGGGCCCCCAATGCGAGCGGGTTGCCCCTCCTCACCATCCTCCTAAGCTCCTCATAGGAGTAGCCTAAAGCCTCCACCCTATCCACCTTCAGCTCTGTGAGGAGGCTGAGCCTCTCAAGGAATGGAAGGTGGAGGAAGTCGTCGCTGACCACTATGAGGTCCACGTCGCTCCAAGGGCCGCTGCCCCCTCTGGCTGTGGAGCCGTGGACGATGGCGGACTCCACGCGGACCTTACCCTTCAACTTCTCCAGGAAGGCGTTTACAGCTTCAGCCCAAGCCTCTCCAGCCGCGTCTTCACCCAATCTATGATCGCCCCACAGTAGTTGACAGCCCTCCCCGCCGTCTCTTTATCGTAGTACATCCCCGGATAGCCGCTCTCATAGGAGTTGGGATACCTTGATGGGATGTAGTGCCTATCCAGCTCCCTCGCGTAGATCATGACCTCCTCTGCGCCCTGATCCCTCAGGAGCTCAAGCAGCTCCACTAGGGAGTGCCCCCAAGCCCCTATACCCAGACCGTAGAGCAGGGCCTTCACAGCCTTCTCAGCCGACTGCTGCGCCTGAAAAGAGGCCCACTCATAATTCCCAGCTTCAACGCTATCCCTAGCCGCTTTATGATCCCTCAAGGCTTGGAGGAGCCAGCGCCTCGCCTCCTCAAACCTCTCCAAATAAACCCCCTAAACCTATACGGCTGAGGAGGAACTTTTAAACTCTGCCTTAAAATCAGTTGAGCCCTTCCAGCGGCGCCATGAATAGTTCGAGTCTGAAAATCCATACGGCCGATTGCTGCGCCTGAAAGTTGGATAGGACATAAATATGACACTACGTAATACATTTATGGTGTATGGTATGCCCGTTAAAACAATGCTCATTATTGAAGGATTAAGCGTAAGAGTACCTCGTCAAGAAGTTTGTTAGACGGAAGATCTCCGAGGTAATAAACCAAACGCTCACGAAGCAGTTGTTCAAGCCCACTAAAAACATGTTTGGCGTAGACCCTTGGCTTACGACTGAAAACCTCAGGGGATGAAGAGGAGCCGCATGGGACTTCTTGATTCCTTCGCTTGGATAGAGTACTTCATGGGCTCAAGGAGGGGGCTAAAGTAAGGGATTACGTGGAAGGTGATAAGCCGCTATGCATGCCATTAATCTGCCTTACAGAAATAAAATCGAAGTACTTAAGGGAGGGGAAAGATCCAACGACTGGAATCGAGCTAATAGTCGAAA from Candidatus Bathyarchaeota archaeon includes:
- a CDS encoding HEPN domain-containing protein is translated as MERFEEARRWLLQALRDHKAARDSVEAGNYEWASFQAQQSAEKAVKALLYGLGIGAWGHSLVELLELLRDQGAEEVMIYARELDRHYIPSRYPNSYESGYPGMYYDKETAGRAVNYCGAIIDWVKTRLERLGLKL
- a CDS encoding nucleotidyltransferase domain-containing protein — its product is MGEDAAGEAWAEAVNAFLEKLKGKVRVESAIVHGSTARGGSGPWSDVDLIVVSDDFLHLPFLERLSLLTELKVDRVEALGYSYEELRRMVRRGNPLALGALIEGVAVAESKRVKELREEARKTYFRRGRAWFPRHP